The Agrococcus carbonis genome has a window encoding:
- a CDS encoding diacylglycerol/lipid kinase family protein, with protein sequence MHVVVASNPTARFGRSQAIGALVAARIADLGHVVQHIVAADYAGLLEQTRFAMIQADALVVVGGDGMVHLGVNIVGGTSKRLLVVPAGSGNDFAAGLGLGSTDEVLAGLEAMLASEPDRVDLIRIEHPDGVALAAGIVSVGFDADVNVRSFSLARVPARLRYQAAIAATLLRPKHRTFRVRLDGGPERTWRTLIAAIANHRTFGGGIPIAPGADNRDGRLTAVFADELSYPRFLWLLGKALRGRHVGDRRVHVAECQVAEIASDETVIVCADGEIVGRLPVRCSVMPGALQVLRMP encoded by the coding sequence GTGCACGTCGTGGTCGCCTCGAACCCCACCGCGCGCTTCGGGCGCTCCCAGGCGATCGGGGCGCTCGTCGCCGCGCGCATCGCCGACCTCGGGCACGTCGTGCAGCACATCGTCGCCGCCGACTACGCCGGCCTGCTCGAGCAGACGCGCTTCGCGATGATCCAGGCGGATGCGCTCGTGGTCGTCGGCGGGGACGGGATGGTGCACCTGGGCGTCAACATCGTCGGCGGCACGTCGAAGCGCCTGCTCGTCGTGCCCGCCGGCAGCGGCAACGACTTCGCGGCCGGCCTCGGGCTCGGGTCGACCGACGAGGTGCTCGCCGGGCTCGAGGCGATGCTCGCGAGCGAGCCCGACCGCGTCGACCTCATCCGCATCGAGCACCCCGACGGCGTGGCGCTCGCGGCCGGCATCGTGTCGGTCGGCTTCGACGCCGACGTCAACGTGCGCTCCTTCTCGCTCGCGCGCGTGCCGGCGCGGCTGCGCTACCAGGCGGCGATCGCGGCGACCCTGCTGCGGCCGAAGCACCGCACGTTCCGCGTGCGGCTCGACGGCGGGCCCGAGCGCACCTGGCGCACCCTCATCGCGGCGATCGCCAACCACCGCACGTTCGGCGGCGGCATCCCCATCGCCCCCGGCGCCGACAACCGCGACGGCCGGCTGACGGCCGTCTTCGCCGACGAGCTCTCCTACCCGCGGTTCCTCTGGCTGCTCGGCAAGGCGCTCCGCGGCCGTCACGTCGGCGACCGGCGCGTGCACGTCGCGGAGTGCCAGGTGGCGGAGATCGCGAGCGACGAGACGGTCATCGTGTGCGCCGACGGCGAGATCGTCGGGCGGCTGCCGGTGCGCTGCAGCGTCATGCCCGGCGCCCTGCAGGTGCTCCGGATGCCCTGA
- a CDS encoding MBL fold metallo-hydrolase, which produces MRVTKREHACLILDDEGQQLVIDPGNQTGPVSAPGLVAIVITHEHADHWDAEHLATLRAANPTVPIYGPAGVAAAAEDFDITVVAAGERVTAGPFRLRFFGGEHAEIHRSIPRVDNLGVLVNERIYYPGDSYATPDVPVELLAVPAGAPWLKIGEVMDFVTVVAPKMTFAVHDAPLSPMGLNLAHARIQASVEAVGGEHHRLSPGDAIEF; this is translated from the coding sequence ATGCGAGTGACGAAGCGAGAGCACGCGTGCCTGATCCTCGACGACGAGGGGCAGCAGCTCGTCATCGACCCGGGCAACCAGACCGGCCCCGTCTCGGCGCCGGGCCTCGTCGCGATCGTCATCACGCACGAGCACGCCGACCACTGGGACGCCGAGCACCTCGCGACGCTGCGCGCGGCGAACCCCACCGTGCCGATCTACGGGCCCGCCGGCGTCGCCGCTGCCGCCGAGGACTTCGACATCACCGTCGTCGCGGCCGGCGAGCGGGTGACCGCCGGCCCCTTCCGCCTGCGCTTCTTCGGCGGCGAGCACGCCGAGATCCACCGCTCGATCCCGCGCGTCGACAACCTCGGCGTGCTCGTCAACGAGCGCATCTACTACCCGGGCGACTCGTACGCGACGCCCGACGTGCCCGTCGAGCTGCTCGCGGTGCCCGCGGGCGCGCCCTGGCTCAAGATCGGCGAGGTCATGGACTTCGTGACCGTCGTCGCGCCGAAGATGACCTTCGCGGTGCACGACGCGCCGCTGTCGCCGATGGGCCTGAACCTCGCGCACGCGCGCATCCAGGCGTCGGTCGAGGCGGTCGGCGGCGAGCACCACCGCCTCTCCCCCGGCGACGCGATCGAGTTCTGA
- a CDS encoding sulfite exporter TauE/SafE family protein: MLYAAALFVATVAQRVIGLGFGLVMGPVSAIVAGPIAAVPLNCIFAVVACGLMLPGVWRDVDWRRMLWLLVPAVPASIAGLLLAPAVPADALRIAVGVVTIAGVLVSVAFTRTAHTLDGPATRVASGLAIGGFNAAVGVGAPLVGVYALVSRWDPRVLAATMQPFWVVLNLVTLAERQLLVPDGFPDWPWWAWGGASLAAAFGTVLAHRIAHRVPARAARAAIVVLSVAGGVAVIGTGVAGLLAPA; encoded by the coding sequence CTGCTCTACGCAGCGGCACTCTTCGTCGCGACCGTCGCGCAGCGCGTCATCGGGCTCGGCTTCGGCCTCGTCATGGGGCCGGTGTCGGCGATCGTCGCGGGGCCGATCGCCGCGGTGCCGCTCAACTGCATCTTCGCGGTCGTCGCGTGCGGGCTCATGCTGCCGGGGGTGTGGCGCGACGTCGACTGGCGCCGCATGCTGTGGCTGCTCGTGCCCGCGGTCCCCGCGAGCATCGCGGGGCTGCTGCTCGCGCCTGCGGTGCCGGCGGATGCGCTGCGCATCGCGGTCGGGGTCGTCACGATCGCGGGCGTGCTGGTCTCGGTCGCCTTCACCCGCACCGCGCACACGCTCGACGGCCCGGCCACGCGCGTCGCCTCGGGGCTCGCGATCGGCGGCTTCAACGCGGCGGTCGGCGTCGGCGCGCCGCTCGTGGGCGTCTACGCGCTCGTGAGCCGCTGGGATCCGCGCGTGCTCGCCGCGACGATGCAGCCGTTCTGGGTCGTGCTGAACCTCGTGACGCTCGCCGAGCGGCAGCTGCTCGTGCCCGACGGCTTCCCCGACTGGCCCTGGTGGGCGTGGGGCGGCGCGTCGCTCGCAGCGGCGTTCGGCACGGTGCTCGCGCACCGCATCGCGCACCGCGTGCCCGCGCGTGCGGCCCGCGCCGCGATCGTCGTGCTCTCGGTCGCGGGCGGCGTCGCCGTCATCGGCACGGGCGTCGCGGGGCTGCTCGCGCCGGCGTGA
- a CDS encoding IclR family transcriptional regulator, with protein MPTTQGAEAREPVPRPEAAGSQTLSRGLTALALLADHGSQTIQSLADLLGVHRSVAYRLVRTLEEHRLVVRDGGGRLSLGPQLVILARDVEHDLQSAAMPHLQRLADDVGATAFLAVRDGDDAVTLVTAVPRGVNASVAQHPGHRHPIALGAAGIALQALLSEAAWRELGHDGPMHPEVARLRERGFAVSANEVIQGLTSVAAPISARGTTDASVAVVTVGEPDTEALGAAVQRSARAIEADLR; from the coding sequence ATGCCGACGACCCAGGGCGCCGAGGCGCGCGAACCGGTCCCGCGCCCGGAGGCTGCCGGCTCGCAGACGCTCTCGCGCGGCCTCACCGCGCTCGCGCTGCTCGCCGACCACGGCAGCCAGACGATCCAGTCGCTCGCCGACCTGCTCGGCGTGCACCGCTCGGTCGCCTACCGCCTCGTGCGCACGCTCGAGGAGCACCGGCTCGTCGTGCGCGACGGCGGCGGCCGGCTCTCGCTCGGGCCGCAGCTCGTCATCCTCGCGCGCGACGTCGAGCACGACCTGCAGTCCGCCGCGATGCCGCACCTGCAGCGGCTCGCCGACGACGTGGGCGCCACGGCGTTCCTCGCGGTGCGCGACGGCGACGACGCCGTCACCCTCGTGACGGCCGTGCCCCGCGGCGTCAACGCATCCGTCGCCCAGCACCCCGGGCACCGCCACCCCATCGCGCTCGGCGCCGCCGGCATCGCGCTGCAGGCGCTGCTGAGCGAGGCGGCGTGGCGCGAGCTCGGCCACGACGGCCCGATGCACCCCGAGGTCGCGCGGCTGCGCGAGCGGGGCTTCGCGGTGAGCGCGAACGAGGTGATCCAGGGCCTCACCTCGGTCGCGGCGCCGATCAGCGCGCGCGGCACGACGGATGCGTCGGTCGCCGTGGTCACGGTCGGCGAGCCCGACACCGAGGCGCTCGGCGCCGCGGTGCAGCGGAGCGCCCGGGCCATCGAGGCCGACCTGCGCTGA
- a CDS encoding sulfite exporter TauE/SafE family protein, with product MDLLSFVVALVAVLIGAAGQRMIGMGWGLVVTPAVALVAGPLAAVLVVNLYGAIACLVILPRVWHDIDWRRLLWLLVPAVALMIPGLLLAKALDTDLLRVVVGVIAVAGVLVTMLITRSARRVDGPGVRIAAGSAIGVLNASVGMGAPIVGLYSLVSHWHDRTFVATMQPFWALVSGIIVAVRPFVAPEGAPDWPLWAWLVVAVPVVAGVLLGDRLAHLVNREVVRWAIIGLSIAGGIALIVTGGIALVS from the coding sequence GTGGACCTGCTCTCGTTCGTCGTCGCGCTCGTCGCGGTGCTCATCGGCGCCGCGGGCCAGCGGATGATCGGCATGGGCTGGGGGCTCGTCGTGACGCCCGCGGTCGCGCTCGTCGCGGGCCCCCTCGCCGCGGTGCTCGTGGTCAACCTCTACGGCGCGATCGCGTGCCTCGTCATCCTGCCGCGCGTGTGGCACGACATCGACTGGCGGCGGCTGCTGTGGCTGCTCGTGCCGGCGGTCGCGCTCATGATCCCTGGGCTGCTGCTCGCGAAGGCGCTCGACACCGACCTGCTGCGCGTGGTCGTGGGCGTCATCGCCGTCGCGGGAGTGCTCGTGACGATGCTCATCACCCGCAGCGCGCGGCGCGTCGACGGCCCGGGCGTGCGGATCGCGGCTGGGTCGGCGATCGGGGTGCTCAACGCGAGCGTCGGCATGGGCGCGCCGATCGTCGGCCTCTACTCGCTCGTCTCGCACTGGCACGACCGCACGTTCGTCGCCACGATGCAGCCGTTCTGGGCGCTCGTGAGCGGCATCATCGTCGCCGTGCGGCCGTTCGTCGCGCCGGAGGGCGCCCCCGACTGGCCGCTGTGGGCGTGGCTCGTCGTCGCCGTGCCCGTCGTCGCCGGCGTGCTGCTCGGCGACCGGCTCGCGCACCTCGTGAACCGCGAGGTCGTGCGGTGGGCGATCATCGGGCTCTCGATCGCGGGCGGGATCGCGCTCATCGTGACGGGCGGGATCGCGCTCGTCAGCTGA
- a CDS encoding succinylglutamate desuccinylase/aspartoacylase family protein, translating into MRESFAIGGVRVRAGQSKSVELPIARLVTGGDVSLPVRVVHGREPGPVVWLDAAVHGDEVVGVEVIRQVLAAVSPKALRGTLLAVPVVNVLGFMTGDRYLPDRRDLNRSFPGSARGSLASRIAHLLMTEVVARCDVGIDLHTGSDRRDNLPQIRADLDHPETRRLAAAFGAPVMLHARLRDGSLRQAANEAGAIALLYEAGEALRLEEEPIDAGVTGALRVLAALDMLDERPHDDPPPVECRTSGWVRSRGSGILHLEVQLGDRVVAGARLGRVADALGTGGRIVRADRDGIVIGLTRAPIVHAGDAVAHIAEPVAAAAAGAVGDGVDDAPEPGSEPAPIS; encoded by the coding sequence ATGCGGGAGTCCTTCGCGATCGGCGGGGTGCGGGTGCGCGCCGGCCAGTCGAAGAGCGTCGAGCTGCCGATCGCGCGGCTCGTGACGGGCGGCGACGTCTCGCTGCCGGTGCGCGTCGTGCACGGCCGCGAGCCGGGGCCCGTCGTCTGGCTCGACGCCGCGGTGCACGGCGACGAGGTCGTCGGCGTCGAGGTCATCCGGCAGGTGCTCGCCGCGGTGTCGCCGAAGGCCCTGCGCGGCACGCTGCTCGCGGTGCCGGTCGTCAACGTGCTCGGCTTCATGACGGGCGATCGCTACCTGCCCGACCGCCGCGACCTCAACCGCTCGTTCCCGGGCTCGGCGCGCGGCTCGCTCGCGAGCCGCATCGCCCACCTGCTCATGACCGAGGTCGTCGCGCGCTGCGACGTCGGGATCGACCTCCACACCGGCTCCGACCGCCGCGACAACCTGCCCCAGATCCGCGCCGACCTCGATCACCCCGAGACCCGCAGGCTCGCGGCCGCGTTCGGCGCGCCGGTCATGCTGCACGCACGGCTGCGCGACGGGTCGCTCCGGCAGGCGGCGAACGAGGCGGGCGCCATCGCGCTGCTGTACGAGGCGGGCGAGGCGCTGCGCCTCGAGGAGGAGCCGATCGACGCGGGCGTCACCGGAGCCCTCCGCGTGCTCGCCGCGCTCGACATGCTCGACGAGCGGCCGCACGACGACCCGCCGCCCGTCGAGTGCCGCACGAGCGGCTGGGTGCGCTCGCGCGGCTCGGGCATCCTGCACCTCGAGGTGCAGCTCGGCGACCGCGTCGTCGCCGGCGCGCGCCTCGGCCGGGTCGCCGACGCGCTCGGCACCGGCGGCCGCATCGTGCGCGCCGACCGCGACGGCATCGTCATCGGGCTCACGCGCGCGCCGATCGTGCACGCGGGGGATGCGGTGGCGCACATCGCCGAGCCGGTGGCCGCGGCGGCGGCCGGTGCCGTCGGGGACGGCGTCGACGACGCACCCGAGCCCGGGTCGGAGCCCGCACCGATCAGCTGA
- a CDS encoding ATP-dependent zinc protease family protein, with product MGGDHPGRPEVAGWREWVGLPDLGIAHVKAKLDTGARSSALHAFAIEEFARDGADWVRFSVHPWQRSDDDAVPVEWPVHDRRLIRSSTGHEQERIVIRTAIALLGRPITTEVTLARRDEMGFRMLVGREALRQGFVVDSARSYRGGRPERSVRLRNRGRHAGHER from the coding sequence ATGGGCGGAGACCATCCTGGCAGGCCGGAGGTGGCGGGCTGGCGCGAGTGGGTCGGTCTGCCCGACCTCGGCATCGCGCACGTGAAGGCCAAGCTCGACACCGGCGCGCGGTCGAGCGCGCTCCACGCGTTCGCGATCGAGGAGTTCGCGCGCGACGGCGCCGATTGGGTGCGCTTCTCGGTGCACCCGTGGCAGCGCTCCGACGACGACGCCGTGCCCGTCGAGTGGCCCGTGCACGACCGGCGCCTCATCCGCTCGTCGACCGGCCACGAGCAGGAGCGCATCGTCATCCGCACCGCCATCGCCCTGCTCGGGCGCCCGATCACGACCGAGGTGACCCTCGCGCGGCGCGACGAGATGGGGTTCCGGATGCTCGTGGGCCGTGAGGCGCTGCGCCAGGGCTTCGTGGTCGACTCGGCCCGCTCCTACCGGGGCGGCCGGCCCGAGCGCTCGGTGCGCCTGCGCAACCGGGGGCGCCACGCAGGTCACGAGCGCTGA
- a CDS encoding RimK family alpha-L-glutamate ligase, translating to MRLAILSRAPRAYSTRRLRAAAVERGHDVKVLNTLRFAIDLSGDAPDLQFRGRQLRDYDAILPRIGNSITYFGTAVVRQFEQMDVYTPNTANGIANSRDKLRATQILARHDIGMPATTFVRDRADVIPAIERVGGAPVVLKLLEGTQGIGVILAPTIKVAEAIIETLQSTRQQVLIQRFVAESKGRDIRALVVGDRVVAAMRRVASGDEFRSNVHRGGSVEPVTLDPEFERVAVRSAQIMGLKVAGVDMLEGNDGPLVMEVNSSPGLEGIETATRLDVAGAIIDHIAGQVAFPEIDVRERLSVSTGFGVAELVVHGDADLVGRTLRQSGLRERDITVLTLHRGTAVIPNPKGSEVLEAEDRLLCFGRLEEMRSMIPDRPKRRARVKRLTKRAIEEAEQA from the coding sequence ATGAGGCTCGCCATCCTCTCGCGTGCTCCGCGCGCGTACAGCACGCGCCGCCTGCGCGCCGCGGCCGTCGAGCGCGGCCACGACGTCAAGGTGCTCAACACCCTGCGGTTCGCGATCGACCTCTCGGGCGATGCCCCGGATCTGCAGTTCCGCGGGCGGCAGCTGCGCGACTACGACGCGATCCTGCCGCGCATCGGCAACTCGATCACGTACTTCGGCACGGCCGTCGTGCGGCAGTTCGAGCAGATGGACGTCTACACGCCCAACACCGCGAACGGCATCGCGAACTCGCGCGACAAGCTGCGGGCGACGCAGATCCTCGCCCGGCACGACATCGGCATGCCCGCGACGACGTTCGTGCGCGACCGCGCCGACGTGATCCCCGCGATCGAGCGGGTCGGCGGCGCCCCCGTCGTGCTCAAGCTCCTCGAGGGCACGCAGGGCATCGGCGTCATCCTCGCGCCCACGATCAAGGTGGCCGAGGCGATCATCGAGACGCTGCAGTCGACCAGGCAGCAGGTGCTCATCCAGCGCTTCGTCGCCGAGAGCAAGGGCCGCGACATCCGCGCGCTCGTCGTCGGCGACCGCGTCGTCGCCGCGATGCGCCGCGTCGCGAGCGGCGACGAGTTCCGCTCGAACGTGCACCGCGGCGGCAGCGTCGAGCCGGTCACGCTCGACCCCGAGTTCGAGCGCGTCGCGGTGCGCTCCGCGCAGATCATGGGTCTCAAGGTCGCGGGCGTCGACATGCTCGAGGGCAACGACGGCCCGCTCGTGATGGAGGTCAACTCCTCCCCCGGCCTCGAGGGCATCGAGACGGCGACGCGCCTCGACGTCGCGGGCGCGATCATCGACCACATCGCGGGCCAGGTCGCGTTCCCCGAGATCGACGTGCGCGAGCGGCTGAGCGTCTCGACCGGCTTCGGCGTCGCCGAGCTCGTCGTGCACGGCGACGCCGACCTCGTCGGCCGCACGCTGCGCCAGTCGGGCCTGCGCGAGCGCGACATCACCGTGCTCACGCTGCACCGCGGCACCGCCGTCATCCCGAACCCGAAGGGCAGCGAGGTGCTCGAGGCCGAGGATCGCCTGCTGTGCTTCGGGCGCCTCGAGGAGATGCGCTCGATGATCCCCGACCGCCCGAAGCGCCGGGCCCGCGTCAAGCGCCTCACGAAGCGCGCGATCGAGGAGGCGGAGCAGGCCTGA
- a CDS encoding cytochrome P450 — protein sequence MQRNEAPVADWVTIPDLYRDPFPIYERLRAEGGVHWVPQVGRYLITSYAAVHETELDQQTFSANEQGSLQIRAMGHSMLRRDDPEHYLERKAWQPALRPGVVKRVWRGMFERNAERYLAELIERGPEADLIWDFAAPYAAESLREILGLHNVTQQQMQRWSQTMIDATGNYADDPEVWAKGKRSFDEVDEALAEMLPWHAANPNESLLSQLLRIPDYEMPIERIRANVKMTIGGGLNEPRDALGVAAWGLLTHPEQRRAVEADPSLWHAAFDETLRWVAPIGLYSRQTTREVELTGVRLPAGAKLGICILSANRDERVWEDAHRFDVRRAVKPHLAFSKGVHVCLGAWVARSEVAEVALPMLFDRLQGLELDPDRETEVGGWVFRGMLRMPVRWQSVRAGAAAAAAPAAGSAAPGAAGAALAAGGGPEAALAPRIGIAGSGPAGCFTAQALRRRLPGAHIDVLDALPVPYGLVRSGVAADHHGTKSVARQFDRLFLHEAVRFRGSLRIGDDVALDELRAAYDVVVLATGMHADRSLGVPGDDLEGVHGAGRITRLLNAHPDEGEAPSLGERVAIIGHGNVAMDVARLLARDAEGLEGSDVDDDAHARLASRVRTIHLVGRSGPSQAKFDPVMVRELAGLPGVAHRVHGAELDGVEPGKDARADAVRLLTEREAPGARVEVHWWFGHAPVRLEGDGAGGDGPGGDGTGGDGPGTGARAVARVVLRGTAGDAVLDVDAVVTAVGFAPDADSPSTPGAHPDGRVEPGLYTAGWLRRGPRGTIPDQRTDARELARAIAEDVETGAVRIGAPGLPERAGETDFDGWRRIELREQLGAAPGRSRAKLRTVAELLAAAADDGIALPEVPAESAATDGGVPVTILFGTESGGAELVAEELARSLGDRADVVVRDLADAAPGDLDASRLHLIVCATYGDGEVPTSARPFHEALLAERPDLAGLRYAVFGMGDRSYTKTYSRGSELIDEALAAAGAERLGEYGRHDAGGPVPATEAAADWAAAVLADAAAPIPTP from the coding sequence ATGCAGCGCAACGAAGCACCCGTCGCCGACTGGGTCACCATCCCCGACCTCTACCGTGATCCCTTCCCGATCTACGAGCGCCTGCGCGCCGAGGGCGGCGTGCACTGGGTGCCGCAGGTGGGGCGCTACCTCATCACCTCGTACGCGGCCGTGCACGAGACCGAGCTCGACCAGCAGACGTTCTCGGCCAACGAGCAGGGGTCGCTCCAGATCCGCGCGATGGGGCACTCGATGCTCCGGCGCGACGACCCCGAGCACTACCTCGAGCGCAAGGCGTGGCAGCCGGCGCTCCGCCCCGGCGTCGTCAAGCGCGTCTGGCGCGGCATGTTCGAGCGGAACGCCGAGCGGTACCTCGCCGAGCTCATCGAGCGCGGCCCGGAGGCCGACCTCATCTGGGACTTCGCGGCGCCCTACGCCGCCGAGAGCCTGCGCGAGATCCTCGGCCTGCACAACGTCACGCAGCAGCAGATGCAGCGCTGGTCGCAGACGATGATCGACGCGACCGGGAACTACGCCGACGACCCCGAGGTGTGGGCGAAGGGCAAGCGGTCGTTCGACGAGGTCGACGAGGCGCTCGCCGAGATGCTGCCGTGGCACGCCGCGAACCCGAACGAGTCGCTGCTGTCGCAGCTGTTGCGCATCCCCGACTACGAGATGCCGATCGAGCGCATCCGCGCCAACGTGAAGATGACGATCGGCGGCGGCCTCAACGAGCCGCGCGACGCGCTCGGCGTCGCAGCGTGGGGGCTGCTGACGCACCCCGAGCAGCGGCGCGCGGTCGAGGCCGACCCGAGCCTGTGGCACGCCGCCTTCGACGAGACGCTCCGCTGGGTCGCGCCGATCGGGCTCTACTCGCGGCAGACGACGCGCGAGGTCGAGCTGACCGGCGTGCGGCTGCCGGCCGGAGCCAAGCTCGGCATCTGCATCCTCTCGGCGAACCGCGACGAGCGGGTCTGGGAGGACGCGCACCGCTTCGACGTGCGCCGCGCCGTCAAGCCGCACCTCGCGTTCAGCAAGGGCGTGCACGTGTGCCTCGGCGCGTGGGTCGCCCGCTCGGAGGTCGCCGAGGTCGCGCTGCCGATGCTCTTCGACCGGCTGCAGGGGCTCGAGCTCGACCCCGACCGCGAGACCGAGGTGGGCGGATGGGTCTTCCGCGGCATGCTGCGGATGCCCGTGCGGTGGCAGTCGGTGCGCGCGGGCGCGGCGGCTGCGGCCGCCCCGGCGGCCGGCAGCGCGGCTCCGGGCGCGGCCGGCGCGGCCCTCGCCGCCGGCGGCGGCCCCGAGGCCGCGCTCGCCCCGCGGATCGGCATTGCCGGCTCCGGCCCCGCCGGCTGCTTCACGGCGCAGGCGCTGCGCCGCCGCCTGCCCGGCGCCCACATCGACGTGCTCGACGCGCTGCCGGTGCCCTACGGCCTCGTGCGCTCCGGCGTCGCGGCCGACCACCACGGCACGAAGTCGGTCGCGCGGCAGTTCGACCGCCTCTTCCTGCACGAGGCTGTGCGCTTCCGCGGCAGCCTGCGCATCGGCGACGACGTCGCGCTCGACGAGCTCCGCGCCGCCTACGACGTCGTCGTGCTCGCGACGGGCATGCACGCCGACCGCTCGCTCGGCGTGCCGGGCGACGACCTCGAGGGCGTGCACGGCGCCGGCCGCATCACGCGCCTGCTCAACGCGCATCCCGACGAGGGGGAGGCGCCGTCGCTCGGCGAGCGGGTCGCGATCATCGGCCACGGCAACGTCGCGATGGATGTCGCGCGACTCCTCGCGCGGGACGCCGAGGGGCTCGAGGGCAGCGATGTCGACGACGACGCCCACGCGCGCCTCGCCTCGCGCGTGCGCACGATCCACCTCGTCGGGCGCAGCGGCCCGTCGCAGGCGAAGTTCGACCCCGTCATGGTGCGCGAGCTCGCCGGGCTGCCGGGCGTCGCGCACCGCGTGCACGGCGCCGAGCTCGACGGCGTCGAGCCGGGCAAGGACGCCCGCGCCGACGCCGTGCGCCTCCTGACCGAGCGGGAGGCGCCGGGCGCGCGCGTCGAGGTGCACTGGTGGTTCGGCCACGCGCCCGTGCGGCTCGAGGGCGACGGCGCGGGCGGCGACGGCCCGGGCGGTGACGGTACAGGCGGCGACGGGCCGGGCACGGGCGCCCGCGCCGTCGCGCGCGTCGTGCTGAGGGGCACGGCCGGGGATGCGGTCCTCGACGTCGACGCGGTCGTCACGGCCGTCGGCTTCGCCCCCGACGCCGACAGCCCGAGCACACCCGGCGCGCACCCCGACGGTCGCGTCGAGCCCGGCCTCTACACGGCAGGCTGGCTGCGGCGCGGCCCGCGCGGCACGATCCCCGACCAGCGCACCGACGCTCGCGAGCTCGCGCGCGCGATCGCCGAGGACGTCGAGACCGGCGCCGTCCGCATCGGCGCGCCGGGCCTGCCGGAGCGCGCGGGCGAGACCGACTTCGACGGCTGGCGCCGCATCGAGCTGCGCGAGCAGCTCGGCGCCGCGCCCGGCCGCTCCCGCGCCAAGCTGCGCACCGTCGCCGAGCTGCTCGCCGCGGCCGCCGACGACGGCATCGCGCTGCCCGAGGTGCCTGCCGAGAGCGCCGCGACTGACGGCGGAGTGCCCGTCACGATCCTCTTCGGGACCGAGTCGGGCGGCGCCGAGCTCGTCGCCGAGGAGCTCGCGCGTAGCCTCGGCGATCGCGCCGACGTCGTGGTGCGCGACCTCGCCGATGCGGCCCCGGGCGACCTCGACGCATCCCGCCTGCACCTCATCGTGTGCGCGACCTACGGCGACGGCGAGGTGCCGACGTCGGCGAGGCCGTTCCACGAGGCGCTGCTCGCGGAGCGGCCCGACCTCGCGGGGCTGCGGTACGCCGTGTTCGGCATGGGCGACCGAAGCTACACGAAGACGTACTCGCGCGGCTCGGAGCTCATCGACGAGGCGCTCGCGGCCGCGGGCGCCGAGCGGCTGGGCGAGTACGGCCGGCACGACGCCGGCGGCCCGGTGCCGGCGACGGAGGCCGCCGCGGACTGGGCGGCAGCCGTCCTCGCCGACGCGGCGGCGCCCATCCCGACCCCCTGA
- a CDS encoding LysR family transcriptional regulator produces the protein MDALDAPGFTLRQLSFLVCAADEGTVAGAAARLHVSSSAVSDALSELERALDAQLTVRRRARGLTLTTTGAEVVARARALLADARELEASLRGEPGELVGPITIGCYPTLAPTVLPPLLQRFGRAHPRVELDILEATHDRLEGRLESGQVDVAFVYDTLVPGQPRRARLFSLPAHVVVAADDPLADDGSVRLEELAERDLILLDAPPSSEHTLSLFAARGLTPRIRHRVQSYEAVRTLVGRGLGYGILVQRPANDASYEGYRVVMLEIAPAVPPVGVDVIWPATREPAERTRALIDFARSLPWPEAAR, from the coding sequence ATGGATGCGCTCGACGCGCCGGGATTCACCCTCCGGCAGCTCTCGTTCCTCGTGTGCGCCGCCGACGAGGGCACGGTCGCCGGCGCCGCCGCGCGCCTGCACGTCTCGTCGTCCGCGGTCTCCGACGCGCTGAGCGAGCTCGAGCGCGCGCTCGACGCGCAGCTCACCGTGCGCCGGCGCGCACGCGGCCTCACGCTCACGACCACCGGCGCCGAGGTCGTCGCCCGCGCCCGCGCTCTGCTCGCGGATGCGCGCGAGCTCGAGGCCTCGCTGCGGGGCGAGCCGGGCGAGCTCGTCGGCCCGATCACGATCGGCTGCTACCCCACGCTCGCGCCGACCGTGCTGCCGCCGCTGCTGCAGCGCTTCGGCCGCGCGCACCCGCGCGTCGAGCTCGACATCCTTGAGGCGACGCACGACCGCCTCGAGGGCCGGCTCGAGTCGGGCCAGGTCGACGTCGCGTTCGTCTACGACACGCTCGTGCCGGGCCAGCCGCGGCGCGCGCGGCTCTTCTCCCTCCCCGCGCACGTCGTCGTCGCGGCCGACGACCCGCTCGCGGACGACGGATCCGTGCGGCTCGAGGAGCTCGCCGAGCGCGACCTGATCCTGCTCGACGCGCCGCCCTCGAGCGAGCACACGCTCTCGCTCTTCGCCGCGCGCGGGCTCACGCCCCGCATCCGCCACCGTGTGCAGAGCTACGAGGCCGTGCGCACGCTCGTCGGCCGCGGGCTCGGCTACGGGATCCTCGTGCAGCGTCCCGCGAACGACGCGAGCTACGAGGGCTACCGTGTGGTCATGCTCGAGATCGCGCCAGCGGTGCCGCCCGTCGGCGTCGACGTCATCTGGCCCGCCACGCGCGAGCCCGCCGAGCGCACGCGGGCCCTCATCGACTTCGCCCGCTCGCTCCCCTGGCCCGAGGCCGCTCGATGA